Proteins encoded within one genomic window of Rhodoflexus caldus:
- a CDS encoding CBASS cGAMP-activated phospholipase, with protein sequence MSTDAKIFRILSIDGGGIRGIIPAILLTELEQQIGKPIAEQFDLIAGTSTGGILALGLALRDKAGKPKFAAKDLAALYEQHGQTIFKKSMLPFANSGLFEEMYAAEGIESVLKQYFGNSRLKDCSPNVIISAYEIERRRPFFFKSTKAKENAADDYLLWQIARSTSAAPTYFEPSKINKGVNDFLALIDGGVIANNPSICAYVEAMKAKPKNILLVSIGTGTLEKPIRYDDAKNWGAVSWIKPLIDILMGGGSELADYQADYLFQDRKGSRYIRFQTTLHPDNTAMDDASPENLRMLKIAAENMLIDKREEIRELVKLLQKSAHTPPQRVGN encoded by the coding sequence ATGAGTACCGACGCTAAAATATTCCGCATTTTGTCCATTGACGGAGGCGGCATACGGGGCATTATTCCGGCCATATTACTGACAGAACTTGAACAACAAATCGGCAAACCGATAGCCGAACAGTTTGACCTCATTGCCGGAACATCTACAGGCGGCATTTTGGCGCTCGGGCTTGCACTCCGCGACAAGGCAGGCAAACCCAAATTTGCAGCCAAAGACCTCGCAGCCCTTTATGAGCAGCACGGGCAAACAATCTTCAAAAAATCAATGCTGCCCTTTGCCAACAGTGGATTATTTGAGGAGATGTACGCTGCCGAGGGTATAGAGTCGGTACTGAAACAATATTTTGGCAACAGTCGCCTGAAAGATTGTTCGCCCAATGTCATTATATCAGCCTATGAGATAGAACGCCGCCGCCCGTTTTTTTTCAAGAGCACAAAGGCAAAAGAAAACGCTGCCGACGATTACCTGCTGTGGCAAATTGCCCGCTCCACATCGGCTGCCCCTACCTACTTTGAACCTTCAAAAATAAACAAAGGGGTAAATGACTTTTTGGCGTTGATAGATGGCGGCGTAATAGCCAACAATCCGTCTATTTGTGCGTATGTGGAGGCCATGAAAGCCAAACCTAAAAATATCTTGCTGGTTTCCATTGGCACGGGCACATTAGAAAAGCCCATCCGCTACGACGATGCCAAAAACTGGGGCGCAGTCAGTTGGATAAAGCCTTTGATTGACATTCTGATGGGTGGCGGCAGCGAACTTGCCGACTATCAGGCAGATTATCTGTTTCAAGACAGAAAAGGCAGCCGATACATACGCTTTCAGACAACGCTGCACCCCGACAATACTGCTATGGATGATGCCTCACCCGAAAATTTGCGCATGTTGAAAATTGCAGCCGAAAATATGCTGATAGACAAGCGCGAAGAAATCAGGGAATTGGTGAAACTATTACAGAAAAGTGCTCATACGCCCC